From a region of the Synechococcus sp. RS9916 genome:
- a CDS encoding tetracycline resistance MFS efflux pump, with protein sequence MRRYKFPTLLSAFLTLLNDRLSESIFLPLLPFLLEDFSSSGSTVGLLSGTYALSQFAVAPLIGALSDRFGRKPVISICVLGSVLGMGLFATTLTLPWQQLWPSAAAAGLPLAMLFLARIIDGASGGTAATATAVLADVTTPENRAKAFGLIGVAFGLGFALGPGLGGLLGDVNRILPAWAATAFALTNLMVVLGLLPETHPPAARRQLPRKRELNPVTLLARVFSKPEVRRLTIAFFGFFMTFNGFTTVLVLYLRNNFRWTEGMAGAAFALVGVIAMVVQGGLIGPLVKRFGELRLTLTGLGLLTTGCLLVPLATPANSVPVVYTAVALLALGTGLVTPCLRALVSRRLGNDGQGSALGGLQGLQSLGTFLGASAAGFSYDRIGPTSPFWFAVVMLIGVAVLVAGSLPKRPQTQQA encoded by the coding sequence GTGAGACGGTACAAGTTCCCCACTCTGCTGAGCGCCTTTCTCACGCTCCTCAATGACCGGCTGAGCGAAAGCATTTTTCTGCCGCTGCTTCCCTTCCTGCTGGAGGACTTCAGCAGCAGCGGCAGCACCGTTGGACTGCTCTCAGGCACCTATGCCTTATCGCAATTCGCCGTCGCTCCGTTGATTGGCGCCCTGAGCGACCGCTTCGGGCGCAAACCGGTGATCAGCATCTGCGTGCTGGGCTCAGTGCTGGGCATGGGCCTGTTTGCGACCACGCTGACCTTGCCTTGGCAGCAACTCTGGCCCAGTGCCGCCGCCGCCGGCCTCCCTCTGGCGATGCTGTTCCTGGCCCGGATCATCGACGGTGCCAGCGGTGGCACCGCTGCCACGGCCACCGCCGTTCTGGCCGACGTGACCACACCGGAGAACCGTGCCAAGGCTTTCGGGTTGATCGGCGTGGCGTTTGGTCTGGGCTTCGCCCTCGGCCCTGGCCTGGGGGGTCTACTGGGCGACGTCAATCGCATCCTGCCGGCATGGGCCGCCACCGCATTCGCCCTCACCAATCTGATGGTGGTGCTGGGGTTGCTGCCCGAAACCCATCCGCCTGCGGCCCGCCGGCAGTTACCGCGCAAACGGGAGCTGAACCCTGTCACCCTGCTCGCCCGCGTGTTTTCCAAACCGGAGGTGAGGCGACTCACGATCGCTTTCTTCGGCTTTTTCATGACCTTCAACGGGTTCACCACCGTGCTGGTGCTGTATCTGCGCAACAACTTCCGCTGGACTGAAGGGATGGCAGGAGCTGCCTTTGCCCTCGTGGGCGTGATCGCGATGGTGGTGCAGGGAGGCCTGATCGGTCCACTGGTGAAACGCTTCGGTGAGCTGCGGCTCACCCTCACCGGCCTGGGGCTGCTCACCACCGGCTGCCTGCTGGTGCCTCTCGCCACCCCCGCCAATTCAGTGCCGGTGGTGTATACCGCCGTCGCCTTGCTGGCCCTTGGCACGGGTCTTGTGACCCCCTGTCTGCGGGCCTTGGTCTCCCGGCGACTCGGAAATGATGGCCAAGGATCAGCCCTCGGTGGCCTGCAGGGTCTGCAGAGCCTGGGCACGTTCCTCGGGGCTTCAGCCGCCGGCTTCAGCTACGACCGCATCGGCCCCACCAGCCCCTTCTGGTTTGCCGTCGTAATGCTGATCGGTGTTGCTGTTCTGGTGGCGGGCAGCCTGCCCAAACGCCCCCAGACGCAGCAGGCCTGA
- the ppk1 gene encoding polyphosphate kinase 1 — protein MAARSLPPDLYINRELSWIAFNKRVLSQALDQRTPLLEQAKFSAIFSNNLDEFFMVRVASLKSQVEAGLSKASADGRTPQQQLTAIRSTLIPLLEEQQTHYRSYLKTELRKHSVQLLDYPQLNEQQRLWIDNFFQTAIFPVLTPLAVDPAHPFPFVSNLSLNVAALVVDPDSGQRQLARVKVPQKMLPRFVAIPTDLSDAEQEPLHTAVPLEQVVAFNIGLLFPGMTVEGHYFFRVTRDADLELRDLEADDLMIAIEQGLHKRRMGGEVVRLEVANEMPDDVLEMLMEGMSVSEDDLYRIDGPLGLDDLFSLLALPLDGLKDEQLSGHTHSSLVRTQRGLLEDGSIKEEEFQSIFSVIRRRDVLLHHPYDLFSTSVEEFINQAADDPDVMGIKMTLYRTSKDSSIIAALIRAAENGKQVMALVELKARFDEDNNIQWAKHLESSGVHVVYGVIGLKTHTKIVLVVRREKQRLRSYVHIGTGNYNSKTSKLYTDVGLLSARPELGQDLVELFNYLTGFSKQQSFRKLLVAPVTLRKGMEGLIRREIRHAKQGLGGHIRAKMNSLVDPAIVALLYEASQAGVVIELIIRGMCCLYPGREGISETITVVSIIGRYLEHSRIFWFGNNGDPEIYIGSADWMPRNLDRRVEAVAPVEEPELREHLERLLDRYLHDDQGTWEMLSDGSFTQRKPLRSGEHVQTSLGKHWRQGLPAAKAPKTASRKP, from the coding sequence ATGGCAGCCCGTTCCCTGCCCCCTGATCTCTACATCAACCGGGAACTGAGCTGGATTGCCTTCAACAAGAGGGTGCTCAGCCAGGCCCTCGACCAGCGCACCCCACTGCTGGAGCAGGCCAAGTTCAGCGCCATCTTCAGCAACAACCTCGATGAATTTTTCATGGTGCGGGTGGCATCACTGAAGTCTCAGGTGGAAGCGGGTCTCAGCAAGGCCAGTGCTGACGGCCGCACCCCCCAGCAGCAACTCACAGCAATCCGCAGCACCTTGATCCCGTTGCTGGAAGAGCAACAGACGCACTACCGCAGCTACCTCAAAACAGAGCTGCGCAAGCACAGCGTTCAACTGCTGGATTACCCCCAGCTCAACGAACAGCAACGCCTCTGGATCGATAACTTCTTCCAGACAGCGATCTTCCCGGTGCTGACCCCCCTCGCGGTGGACCCAGCCCACCCCTTTCCGTTTGTCAGCAACCTCAGCCTCAACGTGGCGGCCCTGGTGGTCGACCCCGACAGTGGCCAACGCCAATTGGCCCGGGTGAAGGTGCCGCAAAAGATGTTGCCCCGCTTCGTGGCGATTCCCACGGATCTGAGCGATGCGGAGCAGGAGCCCCTGCACACCGCCGTACCCCTGGAGCAGGTCGTCGCATTCAACATCGGCCTGCTGTTTCCCGGCATGACCGTGGAAGGGCACTACTTCTTCCGCGTGACCCGAGACGCCGATCTCGAGCTGCGGGACCTGGAAGCCGACGATCTGATGATCGCCATCGAGCAGGGCCTGCACAAACGGCGCATGGGCGGCGAAGTGGTGCGCCTTGAGGTGGCCAATGAAATGCCCGACGACGTGCTCGAGATGCTGATGGAAGGCATGTCGGTCAGCGAAGACGACCTCTACCGAATCGATGGACCTCTCGGACTCGACGATCTGTTCAGCCTGCTCGCTCTACCGCTCGATGGCCTCAAAGATGAACAGCTCAGCGGCCACACCCACAGCAGCCTGGTGCGCACCCAACGTGGCTTGCTCGAAGATGGCTCCATTAAAGAAGAGGAATTTCAGAGCATCTTCTCGGTGATCCGACGCCGGGATGTGCTGCTGCACCACCCCTACGACCTGTTCTCCACGTCGGTGGAGGAATTCATCAACCAGGCGGCAGACGATCCCGATGTGATGGGAATCAAGATGACGCTTTACCGCACATCAAAGGATTCATCGATCATCGCCGCTCTGATTCGCGCGGCTGAAAACGGCAAGCAGGTGATGGCTCTTGTGGAGCTCAAGGCCCGCTTCGATGAAGACAACAACATCCAGTGGGCCAAACACCTGGAGAGTTCTGGCGTGCATGTGGTGTACGGCGTGATCGGCCTCAAGACCCACACGAAGATCGTTCTGGTGGTGCGGCGCGAGAAACAGCGCCTGCGCAGTTACGTGCACATCGGCACGGGCAACTACAACTCAAAAACCTCCAAGCTCTACACAGACGTCGGCCTGCTCTCGGCTCGGCCTGAACTGGGGCAAGACCTGGTGGAACTTTTCAATTACCTCACCGGCTTCTCAAAGCAGCAGAGCTTCCGCAAATTGCTGGTGGCTCCGGTCACCTTGCGCAAAGGCATGGAGGGGCTAATCCGCCGTGAAATCAGACACGCCAAGCAAGGACTTGGCGGCCACATCCGCGCCAAGATGAACTCGCTGGTGGATCCAGCCATCGTTGCTCTGCTTTACGAAGCCTCCCAGGCGGGGGTGGTGATCGAATTGATCATCCGCGGCATGTGCTGCCTCTACCCAGGTCGGGAAGGCATCAGCGAAACGATCACGGTGGTGAGCATCATCGGCCGCTATCTGGAGCATTCCCGCATCTTCTGGTTTGGCAATAACGGTGACCCAGAGATTTACATCGGCAGTGCCGACTGGATGCCCCGCAATCTTGATCGCCGCGTGGAGGCCGTCGCTCCCGTGGAAGAACCGGAACTCCGCGAGCATCTCGAACGCCTACTCGATCGCTATCTCCACGACGATCAAGGCACTTGGGAAATGCTCAGTGATGGCAGCTTCACCCAGCGCAAGCCCCTGCGCAGTGGTGAACACGTTCAGACAAGCCTGGGCAAGCACTGGAGGCAGGGGCTCCCGGCCGCCAAAGCCCCAAAAACGGCAAGCCGCAAACCATAG
- a CDS encoding RpoD/SigA family RNA polymerase sigma factor: MGIPLESTEGAKATSPSEPVLPNTKRVRNADQSARAAQAARQIKQGGRLSTDSIGYYLSSIGRIPLLTPAEEIELAHHVQAMKQLLETPEDERTPRERHKIRMGKRARDRMMAANLRLVVSVAKKYQNQGLELLDLVQEGAIGLERAVDKFDPAMGYKFSTYAYWWIRQGMTRAIDNSARTIRLPIHISEKLSKMRRISRELSHRFGRQPNRLELAHAMGIEPRDLEDLISQSAPCASLDAHARGEEDRSTLGELIPDPNGEDSMEGMDRSIQKEHLGGWLSQLNEREQKILKLRFGLDGEEPLTLAEIGRQINVSRERVRQLEAKAILKLRMMTTHQQAA; encoded by the coding sequence ATGGGGATCCCTCTGGAATCCACGGAAGGTGCAAAAGCCACCTCTCCGTCGGAACCTGTGTTGCCGAACACCAAACGTGTTCGCAACGCAGATCAATCGGCTCGTGCAGCGCAAGCTGCGCGACAGATCAAGCAGGGAGGCCGCCTCTCCACCGATTCGATCGGCTATTACCTGAGCAGTATCGGCAGAATCCCACTCCTCACACCAGCTGAGGAAATCGAGCTTGCCCACCATGTGCAAGCGATGAAACAGCTGTTGGAAACGCCTGAAGACGAGCGCACTCCCCGGGAACGCCACAAAATCCGCATGGGCAAACGGGCCCGCGATCGGATGATGGCAGCGAACCTCCGCCTGGTGGTGAGCGTGGCCAAGAAGTATCAGAACCAGGGCCTGGAGCTGCTGGATCTGGTGCAAGAGGGAGCGATCGGGCTGGAGCGGGCCGTCGACAAATTTGACCCAGCCATGGGGTACAAGTTTTCAACCTACGCCTACTGGTGGATCCGCCAGGGCATGACGCGGGCGATCGACAACAGCGCCCGAACCATCCGCCTGCCGATCCACATCAGCGAAAAACTCTCCAAGATGCGCCGCATCTCCCGAGAGTTGTCGCACCGCTTCGGTCGCCAACCCAATCGACTGGAACTGGCCCACGCCATGGGGATCGAACCCCGTGACCTGGAAGACCTGATCTCCCAGAGCGCTCCCTGCGCCTCCTTGGACGCCCATGCCCGCGGGGAAGAAGACCGCAGCACCCTTGGCGAATTGATTCCCGACCCCAACGGCGAAGATTCGATGGAAGGGATGGATCGTTCCATCCAGAAGGAGCATCTGGGGGGCTGGCTCTCCCAGCTGAACGAAAGGGAACAGAAAATCCTCAAGTTGCGATTTGGGCTCGACGGCGAAGAGCCGCTGACCCTGGCCGAAATCGGCCGGCAGATCAACGTCTCCCGGGAGCGCGTGCGGCAGTTGGAAGCCAAAGCCATTCTCAAGCTGCGGATGATGACCACCCATCAACAGGCGGCCTGA
- a CDS encoding diacylglycerol/polyprenol kinase family protein, translating into MGLVLLLAVVARRRWPGQKELSRKLVHIGTGPVLPLAWWLQIPAALAVPIATAITVVALINHRWRWLPAVEDVDRNSYGTVAYGLAITTLLLLFWPHQPQAACAGVLVMAAGDGLAGLIGRATHTPHWQIWGQTKSVAGTLTMAAVSLTVLAMLAWVAPESPGLAGLLAISLLATGLEQLSPWGIDNLTVPLTVGLSWPWFST; encoded by the coding sequence ATGGGCCTGGTCCTACTGCTTGCCGTGGTCGCTCGCCGGCGCTGGCCTGGGCAGAAAGAGCTGAGTCGAAAACTTGTTCACATCGGAACCGGCCCCGTGCTGCCTCTGGCCTGGTGGCTGCAGATCCCTGCAGCCTTGGCGGTGCCGATCGCCACAGCCATCACGGTGGTGGCGCTGATCAATCACCGTTGGCGTTGGCTTCCGGCCGTCGAGGATGTGGATCGCAATAGCTACGGCACAGTCGCCTATGGCCTGGCCATCACGACCCTGTTGTTGCTGTTCTGGCCCCACCAACCCCAGGCCGCCTGCGCGGGAGTGCTGGTGATGGCCGCCGGCGACGGACTGGCCGGCTTGATCGGAAGAGCCACCCACACCCCCCACTGGCAGATCTGGGGCCAGACGAAATCAGTCGCCGGCACCCTCACCATGGCCGCCGTGAGCCTCACCGTGCTCGCCATGCTGGCCTGGGTCGCACCAGAAAGCCCCGGCCTTGCCGGCCTTCTGGCCATCAGCCTGTTGGCAACAGGCCTGGAACAACTCAGCCCATGGGGCATCGACAACCTCACCGTGCCGTTGACAGTTGGCCTCAGCTGGCCATGGTTCAGCACCTGA
- a CDS encoding 3-deoxy-7-phosphoheptulonate synthase encodes MTTTSDLHVVETRPLLAPALLHADLPIDPGAADTVAGARRRIQSILSGEDRRMLVIVGPCSVHDVEAAREYARRLAPLRERHINELEVVMRVYFEKPRTTVGWKGLINDPHLDGSYDINTGLRLSRSLLLDLARDGMPTATELLDPVVPQYIADLISWTAIGARTTESQTHREMASGLSMPIGYKNSTDGSATIAINAMQAASKPHHFLGINHSGQASIVSTTGNPHGHLVLRGGNRGTNFHLEAVESAAAELANAGLVDRLMVDCSHGNSNKDYRRQGEVLQAVAEQVQQGSTHLMGVMLESHLVEGNQKLNADRAAMTYGQSVTDACISLDTTAGLLEQLASAVAAAPVAV; translated from the coding sequence ATGACCACCACTTCCGATCTCCATGTGGTGGAGACCCGTCCCCTGCTCGCTCCCGCTCTGTTGCATGCGGATCTGCCGATTGACCCTGGAGCGGCGGATACGGTGGCCGGCGCCCGCCGCCGGATTCAATCCATCCTCAGCGGTGAAGATCGCCGCATGCTGGTGATCGTCGGTCCTTGTTCCGTGCACGACGTGGAGGCGGCACGGGAGTACGCCCGTCGTCTGGCACCGCTGCGCGAACGCCACATCAACGAGCTGGAAGTGGTGATGCGGGTCTATTTCGAGAAGCCCCGCACCACGGTGGGCTGGAAGGGTCTGATCAATGACCCCCACCTCGATGGCTCTTACGACATCAATACCGGGCTGCGTCTGTCCCGTTCATTGCTGCTGGATCTGGCCCGCGATGGCATGCCCACCGCCACGGAGCTGCTCGACCCAGTGGTTCCCCAATACATCGCCGACTTGATCAGCTGGACCGCCATCGGCGCCCGCACCACGGAAAGCCAGACCCACCGGGAGATGGCATCTGGGCTTTCGATGCCGATCGGCTACAAGAACAGCACCGATGGCAGCGCCACCATCGCCATCAATGCGATGCAGGCGGCCTCCAAGCCCCACCATTTCCTGGGCATCAACCACAGCGGTCAGGCCTCGATCGTGAGCACCACCGGCAATCCCCATGGCCATCTGGTGCTGCGTGGTGGCAATCGCGGCACCAATTTCCATCTGGAGGCGGTGGAATCTGCGGCAGCCGAGCTGGCGAATGCCGGTCTGGTGGATCGCTTGATGGTGGATTGCAGCCATGGCAATTCCAACAAGGACTATCGCCGCCAGGGCGAAGTGCTGCAGGCGGTCGCTGAGCAAGTGCAGCAGGGCTCCACCCATTTAATGGGCGTGATGCTGGAGAGCCATCTGGTGGAAGGCAACCAGAAGCTCAATGCTGATCGTGCGGCGATGACCTACGGCCAGAGCGTGACCGACGCTTGCATCAGCCTCGACACCACGGCTGGGCTGCTGGAGCAGCTGGCTTCTGCGGTTGCCGCTGCGCCTGTGGCTGTCTGA
- the acnB gene encoding bifunctional aconitate hydratase 2/2-methylisocitrate dehydratase, with product MLSAYRASAAERTAQGIPALPLNAEQTQALTELLQNPPAGDEQELLHLLSERIPPGVDEAAYVKATWLSAVAQGTATSPLVSPMEAVRLLGTMVGGYNVAALIELLQHSDEALAGCAADGLSRTLLVYDAYNEVMALAASNRFAKQVVDSWAAGEWFTSKPALAEEITVTVFKVEGETNTDDLSPATHATTRPDIPLHALAMLETRDPEGLKTIATLKEKGHPVAYVGDVVGTGSSRKSAINSVLWHTGNDIPHVPNKRGGGVILGGKIAPIFFNTAEDSGALPIECDVTVLNTGDVITIRPHAGTIERAAGEANAGEVIARFSLKPSTISDEVRAGGRIPLMIGRALTDKVRNQLGLPASDLFIRPSAPADTGKGFTLAQKMVGKACGLPGVRPGTSCEPLMTTVGSQDTTGPMTRDEMKELACLGFSSDLVMQSFCHTAAYPKPVDLQTQKDLPDFFAQRGGVALRPGDGIIHSWLNRMLLPDTVGTGGDSHTRFPLGISFPAGSGLVAFAAAIGAMPLDMPESVLVRFSGSLQPGVTLRDVVNAIPWVAIQKGLLTVEKANKKNLFNGRIMEIEGLPDLKLEQAFELTDASAERSCAGCTIKLSEDTVSEYLRSNVALLKNMIARGYSDARTLARRIKAMEEWLANPQLLSADANAEYAEVLEINLDELTEPVVACPNDPDNVKLLSEVAGDPVQEVFIGSCMTNIGHYRAAAKVLEGAGQNTARLWVCPPTRMDEETLKAEGYYATFEAAGSRMEMPGCSLCMGNQARVEDNTTVFSTSTRNFNNRLGKGAQVYLGSAELAAVCAQLGRIPTAEEYRSIAAAKIDPLSAELYRYLNFDQIAGFEDQGRVVSADDEAQVLAGA from the coding sequence ATGCTGAGTGCCTACCGCGCAAGCGCCGCCGAACGGACCGCCCAGGGAATCCCTGCCCTGCCGCTCAACGCTGAGCAGACCCAGGCACTCACCGAGCTGTTGCAGAACCCACCCGCAGGTGATGAACAGGAACTGCTGCATCTGCTGAGTGAACGGATCCCACCTGGGGTGGATGAAGCCGCCTATGTCAAAGCCACCTGGCTCAGCGCTGTGGCCCAGGGCACGGCCACCAGCCCCCTGGTCTCTCCGATGGAGGCCGTCCGTCTGCTCGGCACCATGGTGGGGGGCTACAACGTCGCCGCTCTGATTGAGCTGCTGCAGCACAGCGATGAAGCACTGGCTGGCTGCGCTGCGGATGGTCTGAGCCGCACCCTGCTGGTTTACGACGCTTACAACGAAGTGATGGCGCTGGCCGCCAGCAACCGCTTCGCCAAGCAGGTGGTCGACAGCTGGGCCGCGGGTGAATGGTTCACCTCCAAGCCGGCCCTGGCCGAAGAGATCACCGTCACCGTCTTCAAGGTGGAAGGCGAAACCAACACCGATGACCTCTCCCCAGCCACCCACGCCACCACCCGTCCGGACATTCCCCTCCATGCCCTGGCGATGCTGGAAACCCGCGATCCAGAGGGCCTGAAGACCATCGCGACCCTCAAGGAAAAAGGTCACCCCGTGGCCTACGTGGGTGACGTGGTCGGCACCGGCAGCTCCCGCAAGAGCGCCATCAACTCCGTGCTCTGGCACACCGGCAACGACATCCCCCACGTGCCCAACAAACGCGGCGGCGGCGTGATTTTGGGCGGCAAGATCGCCCCGATCTTCTTCAACACAGCGGAAGACTCCGGCGCCCTGCCGATCGAATGCGACGTCACCGTGCTCAATACCGGCGATGTGATCACGATCCGTCCCCATGCCGGCACGATCGAACGCGCCGCCGGCGAAGCCAACGCCGGGGAGGTGATTGCTCGCTTCTCCCTCAAGCCCAGCACCATCAGCGATGAGGTGCGCGCTGGTGGCCGCATCCCCCTGATGATCGGCCGCGCCCTCACCGACAAAGTGCGCAACCAGCTGGGACTGCCCGCCTCTGATCTGTTCATCCGTCCGTCCGCACCGGCAGACACCGGCAAAGGCTTCACCCTGGCCCAGAAAATGGTGGGCAAGGCCTGCGGCCTTCCCGGCGTGCGCCCCGGCACCAGCTGCGAGCCGCTGATGACCACCGTGGGGTCCCAGGACACCACCGGGCCCATGACCCGGGATGAGATGAAGGAATTGGCCTGCCTGGGCTTCTCTTCTGACCTGGTGATGCAGAGCTTCTGCCACACCGCCGCCTATCCCAAGCCGGTGGACCTGCAGACCCAGAAGGATCTGCCCGATTTCTTCGCCCAACGGGGTGGTGTGGCCCTGCGCCCTGGCGACGGCATCATCCACAGCTGGCTGAACCGCATGCTGCTGCCCGACACCGTGGGCACCGGCGGTGACAGCCACACCCGCTTCCCCCTCGGCATCTCCTTCCCGGCCGGCTCCGGACTGGTGGCCTTCGCTGCCGCCATCGGCGCCATGCCCCTCGACATGCCCGAGTCGGTGCTGGTGCGCTTCAGCGGATCCCTGCAGCCCGGCGTCACCCTGCGCGATGTGGTGAACGCCATCCCCTGGGTGGCGATTCAGAAGGGCCTGCTCACCGTGGAGAAGGCCAACAAGAAAAACCTCTTCAATGGCCGGATCATGGAGATCGAAGGTCTCCCTGATCTGAAGCTGGAACAGGCCTTTGAACTCACCGATGCCAGCGCGGAACGCTCCTGTGCCGGCTGCACCATCAAGCTCTCCGAAGACACGGTGAGCGAATACCTGCGCAGCAACGTAGCGCTGCTCAAGAACATGATCGCTCGCGGCTACAGCGATGCCCGCACCCTGGCGCGCCGCATCAAGGCCATGGAGGAGTGGCTGGCCAACCCGCAGCTGCTCAGCGCCGACGCCAATGCGGAATACGCCGAAGTGCTGGAGATCAACCTCGACGAGCTCACCGAGCCCGTTGTGGCCTGCCCCAACGATCCCGACAACGTCAAGCTGCTGAGCGAAGTGGCCGGCGATCCGGTGCAGGAGGTGTTCATCGGCTCCTGCATGACCAACATCGGCCATTACCGCGCCGCGGCCAAGGTGCTGGAGGGCGCCGGCCAAAACACGGCGCGCCTCTGGGTGTGCCCGCCCACCCGCATGGACGAGGAAACCCTCAAAGCCGAGGGCTACTACGCCACCTTCGAAGCCGCTGGCTCGCGCATGGAAATGCCCGGCTGCTCCCTGTGCATGGGCAACCAGGCCCGCGTGGAGGACAACACCACCGTGTTCTCCACCAGCACCCGCAACTTCAACAACCGGCTGGGCAAAGGGGCCCAGGTGTATCTGGGCAGCGCCGAACTGGCGGCCGTCTGCGCCCAGCTCGGACGCATTCCCACCGCTGAGGAGTACCGCAGCATCGCGGCCGCAAAGATTGATCCGCTCTCCGCTGAGCTCTACCGCTACCTGAACTTCGACCAGATCGCTGGCTTCGAGGATCAGGGTCGGGTGGTGAGCGCCGACGACGAAGCACAAGTGCTGGCTGGGGCCTGA
- a CDS encoding ClC family H(+)/Cl(-) exchange transporter, whose amino-acid sequence MIVPNEVKQRRHQLGSSRSIRRLLERRWWVVVLALMLTGLGAALTGVLFKAGLKLLGGWRLELLADFPAWIVLPSLGAGGGLISALLVSRLAPAAGGSGITHIMGFLKHRAVPMGLQVGLVKLVAGIVAIGSGFPLGPEGPAVQMGGSVAWQMARWLKAPVAFRRVIVAAGGGAGIAAVFSAPIGGFIYAVEELLHSARPVVLLLVIVTTFWADAWADVLGLVGISPATGGLDATQGFQLERQYTPLVNFLPIDLGYLIGLGMVVGVLAEFYCRYVLAMQRKGDAWFGDRLVLRMVLSGGVLGGVYAFLPDAFHNIDGLKDLIADGKADIPMALGTFVVLFFSTGLAAASGAPGGLFFPMLTLGGAIGLACGIWVEALTGHVPSTYVFAGMGAFVASCSRTPITAMFLAFALTKDLLILKPILVACLASFLMARLFDERSIYERQLGMELADEDKLEAKRERRGGIHHGWMGSVRRRAFTPPPPPKPSPPGDGS is encoded by the coding sequence ATGATTGTTCCTAACGAAGTCAAACAACGCCGCCACCAACTCGGCTCCAGCCGCAGCATCCGGCGCCTGCTGGAGCGGCGCTGGTGGGTGGTGGTGCTGGCGCTCATGCTCACGGGCCTGGGCGCTGCGCTCACTGGCGTGCTGTTCAAGGCCGGACTCAAACTGCTCGGAGGCTGGCGACTTGAGCTGCTGGCCGACTTTCCCGCCTGGATTGTGCTCCCCAGCCTGGGGGCCGGCGGGGGGCTGATCTCGGCGCTTTTGGTGTCACGCCTGGCGCCCGCCGCAGGGGGCTCCGGCATCACCCACATCATGGGCTTCCTGAAACACCGGGCCGTCCCCATGGGCCTGCAGGTGGGCCTGGTGAAACTGGTGGCCGGCATTGTGGCCATCGGTAGTGGCTTCCCCCTGGGTCCTGAGGGCCCGGCGGTGCAGATGGGCGGATCGGTGGCCTGGCAGATGGCCCGCTGGCTCAAAGCCCCCGTGGCCTTCCGAAGGGTGATCGTCGCCGCCGGCGGTGGTGCCGGCATCGCCGCAGTCTTCAGCGCACCGATCGGAGGCTTCATCTATGCCGTCGAGGAGCTGCTGCACTCCGCCAGGCCCGTGGTGCTGCTCCTGGTCATCGTCACCACCTTCTGGGCGGATGCCTGGGCGGATGTGCTCGGCCTGGTGGGCATCAGCCCAGCCACCGGAGGCCTGGATGCCACCCAAGGATTTCAACTGGAACGGCAATACACCCCCCTGGTGAACTTCCTGCCCATCGACCTGGGTTACCTGATCGGCCTGGGGATGGTGGTGGGGGTTCTGGCCGAGTTCTATTGCCGTTATGTGCTGGCGATGCAACGCAAAGGAGATGCCTGGTTCGGCGATCGCCTTGTGCTGCGCATGGTGCTCAGCGGAGGCGTGCTCGGAGGCGTGTATGCGTTTCTGCCCGACGCGTTCCACAACATCGACGGCCTCAAAGACCTGATCGCCGACGGCAAGGCCGACATTCCCATGGCGCTGGGAACATTTGTGGTGCTCTTCTTCAGCACCGGTCTGGCGGCGGCCTCCGGTGCCCCGGGCGGCCTGTTTTTCCCCATGCTCACCCTGGGGGGAGCCATCGGTCTGGCCTGCGGCATCTGGGTGGAAGCGCTCACAGGCCATGTGCCCAGCACCTACGTGTTCGCCGGCATGGGGGCCTTTGTGGCCAGCTGTTCGCGCACGCCGATCACGGCCATGTTCCTGGCCTTCGCCCTCACCAAGGATCTGCTGATCCTCAAGCCGATCCTGGTGGCCTGTCTGGCCAGCTTCCTGATGGCCCGCCTGTTCGACGAACGCTCGATCTATGAGCGCCAGCTGGGCATGGAACTGGCCGACGAAGACAAGCTGGAAGCGAAGCGGGAACGCCGCGGAGGCATCCACCACGGCTGGATGGGATCGGTGCGCCGCCGGGCCTTCACCCCTCCACCACCTCCCAAACCCTCACCACCGGGAGACGGCTCCTGA